A genomic region of Colletotrichum destructivum chromosome 1, complete sequence contains the following coding sequences:
- a CDS encoding Putative histidine phosphatase superfamily, clade-2, histidine acid phosphatase active, producing the protein MTTLEPRQPYTDEELRQLYPPQLKLQLVQILLRHGERTPVTPRFQNTGLPPYWPYCRAVRHLRSAVLDPDTGEYSYLDWKRRLETFASNDDSPVIAAGPNAELDDICDMGMLTDRGRETTRNLGRRFRDLYVQRLGFLPADLTDAESLYLRSTPVPRALESLQQALSGLYPTKHRAPDLPAFTLLTRAPQDETLFPNDGNCRRFAALSRAFAQRTAERWNNTPEMDYLNKKLGKWMPNDARIAVDSKPRLSGIMDTINATRAHGPQTKLPSEFYDPKAIAIIEKIGVEEWYSGYAESQEYRTLGIGGLMGDVVARMVGSVEHSPADGDYEIKQPDAAPKPIRFGMSGCHDTTLAGVLASLGAFGPDKWPPFTSHIAIEMFHDTRISAVDTATKSPVAPVPKDGSWLSSWFSFGRASAPSPGTAPPGIGRKTTPELTDAEKDKLDGYYVRLRYNDEPVTIPGCKAPGNHLEGDESFCTLTAFKSIVDKYTPVSWRDQCRMNANAPTFPAKPEPAGY; encoded by the exons ATGACTACCCTTGAACCTCGCCAACCTTACActgacgaggagctgcgccAGCTCTACCCTCCACAGCTCAAGCTCCAACTCGTGCAGATCCTCCTGCGCCACGGCGAACGAACTCCAGTAACCCCTCGTTTTCAGAACACTGGCCTTCCGCCATACTGGCCTTACTGTCGTGCTGTCCGTCACCTTCGGTCCGCCGTCCTTGACCCTGACACGGGTGAATACTCGTACCTTGACTGGAAGCGTCGTCTGGAAACATTCGCCTCCAACGATGACAGCCCggtcatcgccgccggccccaATGCCGAGCTTGATGACATCTGCGACATGGGCATGCTCACCGACCGCGGTCGAGAGACCACCCGTAATCTTGGACGCCGCTTCCGTGATCTTTACGTCCAAcgcctcggcttcctccccGCCGACCTGACCGATGCCGAGTCCCTCTACCTCCGCTCCACTCCGGTCCCTCGAGCTCTGGAGTCCCTTCAGCAGGCCCTGTCCGGCCTGTACCCGACGAAGCACCGAGCTCCCGACCTTCCTGCCTTCACTCTCCTCACTCGAGCACCTCAGGACGAGACCCTGTTCCCCAACGATGGCAATTGCCGCCGCTTCGCTGCCCTCTCGCGCGCCTTTGCCCAGCGCACTGCCGAGCGATGGAACAACACCCCGGAGATGGACTATCTCAACAAGAAGCTCGGCAAGTGGATGCCGAACGACGCCCGCATCGCCGTGGATTCTAAGCCGCGGTTGAGTGGCATCATGGACACAATCAATGCTACTCGCGCACACGGACCTCAAACGAAGCTACCCTCCGAATTCTACGATCCCAAGGCCATTGCCATAATCGAGAAAATCGGCGTGGAAGAATGGTACAGCGGGTACGCCGAGAGCCAGGAGTATCGCACCCTCGGCATAGGAGGTCTGATGGGCGATGTCGTAGCTCGCATGGTTGGAAGCGTGGAGCACAGTCCGGCGGACGGTGACTACGAAATCAAGCAGCCAGATGCTGCTCCCAAGCCCATCCGATTTGGAATGAGCGGCTGTCACGATACGACGCTGGCTGGTGTGCTGGCGAGCTTGGGGGCCTTCGGCCCTGACAAGTGGCCCCCATTCACGAGCCACATTGCCATTGAGATGTTCCATGATACGAGGATTTCCGCAGTCGATACTGCAACCAAGTCACCGGTTGCGCCGGTCCCCAAGGATGGCAGCTGGTTAAGCTCGTGGTTCTCCTTCGGTCGGGCGAGTGCCCCGTCACCGGGCACTGCGCCCCCCGGCATTGGTCGTAAGACGACTCCCGAGTTGACAGAtgccgagaaggacaagTTGGATGGGTACTATGTGAGGCTGCGGTACAACGACGAACCCGTGACGATCCCCGGTTGCAAAGCCCCTGGTAACCACCTCGAAGGCGATGAGTCTTTTTGCACTCTG ACCGCGTTCAAATCCATCGTTGACAAGTACACGCCTGTCAGCTGGAGAGACCAGTGCCGCATGAACGCCAACGCGCCCACCTTCCCGGCCAAGCCTGAGCCGGCAGGATACTAA
- a CDS encoding Putative DNA ligase, ATP-dependent, nucleic acid-binding protein translates to MACARLLSSPIPRRNVLRAAAFCNDTRLFTVYIQPRIKMPPKQATLGYVKTSQTTLGKFFGAKDSRPEPQQSKLSFATKAAPKKAVERKAEAPDAAVKEEKSRKRTRSPSPANKASSPKVKDEITEEDEEDEPATKRPRRVRQRIVEEEEEDEMMNEVPAKSPTVSPKASRTKRSSPMKPTKAVKARADAPDSSRSKRASKSPSPTIVLKQEKEEATESASEDDLVEDDEEDIKPAVAKKTLEKVQMRLKTQTKDPYPDWKQGEPVPYAALCTTFSLIELTTKRLEIMAHCSLFLRQVLRLTPDDLLPTVLLMINKLAPDYAGIELGIGESLIMKAIGETTGRSLAVIKQDQKEIGDLGLVAVKSRSTQPTMFKPKPLTISGVHKGLMGIATVSGNGAQGRKVDAIKKLLSAADSHSSGKVDISKDKGGPSEAKYLVRFLEGKLRLGLAEKSVLVSLAQAVAFHEADAKGQVPKPTDVEQAEAILKTVYSELPSYDVIIPAMVEHGIMNLREHCKLKPGVPLKPMLAKPTKAITEVLDRFEDQTFTCEYKYDGERAQIHYVAKSADEEISQSLPGATKAAADGVASIFSRNSEDLSKKYPDILTKLHTWVKEDTKSFVLDCETVAWDVEEKKVLPFQQLMTRKKKDVKIEDVKVKVCVFAFDLLYLNGEAIVERSLRERRDLLENAFQPVEGEFSLATHMDGQELEQIQVFLDESVKASCEGLMVKMLDGSESGYEPSKRSRNWLKIKKDYLSGIGDSLDLVVLGAYHGKGKRTSVYGAFLLACYNPSSESYETVCNIGTGFSEAVLEELHTQLSDIVIDRPKPFYAHSSGGQHQPDVWFEPRYVWEVKTADLTLSPRYKAGCKEGVDPGGEKGISLRFPRFIKVRDDKKPDEATSSRQVAEMYRKQESVTKSKGPAADDDFEY, encoded by the exons ATGGCCTGCGCCCGCCTTTTAAGCAGCCCAATTCCTCGCAGGAACGTACtcagggcggcggccttttGCAACGATACTCGACTCTTCACTGTTTATATTCAACCACGCATCAAAATGCCGCCGAAGCAGGCGACACTGGGGTACGTCAAGACCTCGCAGACAACACTGGG CAAGTTCTTTGGAGCAAAAGACTCCAGGCCCGAGCCGCAGCAAAGCAAGCTCAGCTTCGCTACCAAGGCAGCGCCCAAGAAGGCGGTCGAAAGGAAGGCGGAGGCCCCAGACGCAGCAGTCAAGGAAGAAA AGTCCAGGAAACGAACCAGAAGCCCAAGTCCCGCCAACAAGGCATCGAGTCCGAAAGTCAAGGATGAGATCActgaggaggatgaagaggacgaaCCTGCCACGAAGAGGCCCCGCAGAGTTCGTCAACGTatcgtcgaggaagaggaagaggacgaaaTGATGAATGAAGTTCCAGCCAAGTCGCCCACAGTGTCACCCAAGGCCTCGAGGACCAAAAGGAGTAGCCCTATGAAACCAACGAAGGCTGTCAAGGCCAGGGCTGACGCACCCGATTCTTCTCGTTCGAAGAGAGCTTCCAAGTCTCCCTCGCCTACGATAGTCTTGAAacaggagaaggaggaggcaACAGAGTCTGCGTCCGAAGACGACTTagttgaagacgacgaagaggataTCAAGCCCGCGGTAGCGAAGAAGACACTAGAGAAGGTACAGATGAGGCTCAAAACGCAGACCAAAGACCCGTACCCAGACTGGAAACAAGGCGAACCGGTTCCTTACGCCGCGCTCTGCACCACCTTCTCTCTAATCGAGCTCACGACCAAGCGGCTTGAAATCATGGCCCATTGCTCGCTATTCCTTCGACAGGTCCTGCGCTTGACCCCCGACGATCTGCTTCCTACCGTCCTCCTTATGATCAACAAGCTAGCTCCTGATTATGCCGGTATCGAGCTAGGAATCGGCGAGTCTCTCATCATGAAAGCCATTGGCGAGACAACAGGTCGCAGTCTTGCCGTCATCAAGCAAGATCAGAAAGAGATTGGAGATCTTGGTCTCGTCGCTGTCAAGAGTCGGTCAACACAGCCCACTATGTTCAAGCCCAAACCCTTGACGATTAGTGGCGTGCATAAAGGTCTGATGGGTATCGCTACTGTTTCCGGCAACGGTGCTCAAGGTCGCAAAGTGGACGCTATCAAGAAGCTACTGTCGGCAGCTGATTCTCATTCCTCTGGAAAGGTGGACATCAGCAAGGACAAGGGTGGCCCCAGCGAAGCCAAATATCTTGTTCGATTCCTCGAGGGCAAGCTCCGCTTAGGCTTGGCCGAAAAGTCTGTCCTTGTCTCTTTGGCTCAAGCTGTGGCATTTCACGAGGCAGATGCCAAGGGTCAGGTACCCAAGCCTACAGACGTGGAGCAGGCGGAGGCCATTCTCAAGACGGTGTACAG TGAACTTCCGAGCTACGATGTCATCATACCCGCCATGGTGGAGCACGGCATCATGAACCTTCGGGAACATTGCAAGCTCAAGCCTGGAGTGCCTCTCAAGCCCATGTTGGCCAAGCCAACGAAGGCTATCACCGAGGTGCTGGACCGCTTCGAGGACCAGACCTTCACATGTGAGTACAAATACGACGGCGAACGAGCCCAAATCCACTATGTGGCCAAGtctgccgacgaggagatcaGTCAGTCTCTGCCGGGGGCTACGAAGGCTGCGGCAGATGGAGTAGCTTCCATCTTCTCTCGAAATTCCGAGGACTTGTCAAAGAAGTACCCTGATATTCTCACCAAACTACACACTTGGGTTAAAGAAGACACAAAGAGCTTCGTGCTGGATTGTGAGACGGTTGCCTGGGATGtcgaagaaaagaaggtCTTACCATTCCAGCAATTGATGAcgcgcaagaagaaggacgtcAAGATTGAGGAtgtcaaggtcaaggtgTGCGTTTTCGCCTTTGATTTACTATATCTCAATGGAGAGGCCATCGTTGAGAGGTCACTCCGCGAACGCCGCGATCTTCTCGAGAATGCCTTCCAGCCCGTAGAGGGCGAATTCTCCTTGGCCACGCACATGGACGGGCAAGAGCTGGAGCAGATCCAAGTGTTCCTCGACGAAAGCGTCAAGGCATCCTGCGAGGGTCTGATGGTCAAGATGTTGGACGGCTCAGAGAGCGGGTACGAGCCCAGCAAGAGAAGTCGAAACTGGCTCAAG ATCAAGAAGGATTACCtcagcggcatcggcgacTCGCTCGATCTCGTCGTGCTGGGCGCATATCACGGCAAAGGCAAGCGTACATCCGTCTACGGCGCGTTCCTGCTTGCATGTTATAACCCTTCGTCCGAGTCGTATGAAACTGTCTGCAATATCGGTACAGGATTCtccgaggccgtcctcgaggagctgcacACGCAGCTCTCGGACATAGTCATTGACCGGCCCAAACCGTTTTACGCACACTCCTCGGGCGGGCAACATCAGCCCGACGTGTGGTTCGAGCCGCGTTACGTCTGGGAGGTCAAGACGGCCGACCTGACGCTCAGCCCGCGATACAAGGCCGGTTGcaaggagggcgtcgacccAGGCGGTGAGAAGGGCATCAGTCTCCGATTCCCGCGGTTCATCAAGGTGcgcgacgacaagaagccCGACGAAGCTACGTCCAGCCGCCAGGTGGCCGAGATGTACCGCAAGCAGGAGAGTGTGACCAAGAGCAAGGGTCCCGCGGCGGATGATGATTTCGAGTATTAA
- a CDS encoding Putative F-box domain, WD40/YVTN repeat-like-containing domain superfamily: protein MAGYDNRPLSFSERRGSMLSDDMTLNTGGAPSSSRLDKMPQRPGHMRGPPTPSMTTPAADFDQQLTGSPPPPPTPAASPGPSHRQLDWSDAADDEDFFLAKVRHHFKNSGGPHRTRLLADLLNMCTSQQLSFVHQFVSPLLKKDPFTSLPDELCLRILSFIDDPKVLARASQVSRRWRDLLSDDMTWKNLCVKHDYGRRLSEVSTSMGSGLRPGAQSLWGDEYASSSFPGALPMTAHASGSRSLDGSGNARPKMRSYKSHFKQRYLVEAAWRSGGTSTTRNITQEGGVVTSLHLTPKYIIVALDNAKIHVFDTKGNQQRTLQGHVMGVWAMVPWEDILVSGGCDRDVRVWNLATGACLHTLRGHTSTVRCLKMSDANTAISGSRDTTLRVWDIRTGLCRNVLVGHGASVRCLEIKGDIVVSGSYDTMAKVWSISEGRCIQTLQGHFSQIYAIAFDGKRVVTGSLDTNVRIWDPRTAECLAILQGHTSLVGQLQMRGDTLVTGGSDGSVRVWSLEKMCPIHRLAAHDNSVTSLQFDDTRVVSGGSDGRVKIWDLKTGHLVRELIAQGEAVWRVAFEDEKCVALALRQNRTVMEVWSFSPPEDVLYDRPLSLQQRVLSEAPHRPMSAMQLDYRQSQPAVAGPSREAVGSQDVDMRDAGPSTAPLQGGNKTFFHDD, encoded by the exons ATGGCCGGCTACGACAACAGACCATTGAGTTTCTCTGAAAGAAGAGGGAGCATGCTCAGCGACGACATGACGCTCAACACCGGCGGAGCCCCTAGCAGTTCAAGGCTCGACAAGATGCCCCAGCGACCAGGACACATGAGAGGCCCTCCAACACCGAGCATGACCACCCCCGCCGCAGACTTTGATCAGCAGTTGACCggctcgccgcctcccccgcCCACACCAGCAGCCTCCCCTGGCCCCTCTCACCGTCAACTCGACTGGAGCGATGCCGCTGATGACGAGGACTTCTTCCTGGCCAAAGTGCGCCATCATTTTAAGAACTCGGGCGGCCCTCACCGCACCCGTCTTTTGGCCGACCTCCTGAACATGTGCACAAGCCAACAGCTGAGCTTCGTTCATCAGTTCGTCAGTCCTCTTCTCAAGAAGGACCCCTTTACCAGTCTTCCGGATGAGCTATGCCTACGT ATTCTCTCTTTCATCGACGACCCCAAGGTGTTAGCTCGTGCCTCGCAAGTTTCCAGGAGGTGGCGGGACCTGTTGAGCGATGACATGACATGGAAGAATCTTTGCGTGAAGCATGACTATGGCAGACGCTTGTCAGAGGTCTCGACATCGATGGGAAGCGGGTTACGGCCTGGAGCTCAGTCTTTGTGGGGGGATGAATACGCTAGCAGCAGCTTTCCAGGCGCGCTACCAATGACGGCTCATGCTTCGGGATCTCGCAGCCTCGACGGTTCTGGAAATGCGCGACCCAAGATGAGATCCTACAAGTCGCACTTCAAGCAACGGTATCTTGTCGAGGCAGCCTGGAGATCTGGCGGTACCAGTACGACAAGGAACATAACCCAAGAGGGGGGTGTCGTCACGAGCCTCCATCTAACGCCCAAGTACATCATCGTGGCTCTTGATAACGCCAAGATCCACGTGTTTGACACCAAGGGCAATCAGCAGCGTACTCTGCAGGGTCATGTTATGGGCGTATGGGCGATGGTCCCTTGGGAAGACATTCTGGTTAGCGGTGGATGCGATCGCGATGTGCGAGTATGGAACCTTGCCACAGG TGCATGCCTCCATACCCTTCGAGGGCACACATCGACAGTTCGTTGCCTGAAGATGTCTGACGCAAATACGGCGATATCGGGCTCGCGCGATACGACGCTTCGAGTATGGGATATTCGGACCGGGCTGTGCAGAAACGTGCTCGTTGGCCACGGTGCCAGCGTGCGATGCCTGGAAATCAAAGGGGACATTGTTGTCTCCGGCAGTTACGACACCATGGCCAAGGTTTGGAGCATTTCAGAGGGCCGGTGCATCCAGACGCTACAAGGTCACTTCAGCCAGATCTATGCCATCGCCTTCGATGGCAAGAGAGTGGTAACTGGTAGCCTGGACACCAATGTGCGAATCTGGGACCCCAGAACAGC TGAGTGCTTGGCCATTCTACAGGGCCACACGTCCCTCGTCGGTCAGCTGCAGATGCGCGGTGACACTCTCGTCACCGGTGGCTCCGATGGCTCAGTCAGAGTCTGGTCGCTGGAGAAGATGTGCCCTATTCATCGACTTGCTGCACACGATAACAGCGTGACGAGCTTGCAATTTGACGATACGCGGGTCGTCAGTGGAGGCAGTGATGGCCGAGTCAAGATCTGGGACTTGAAGACAGGCCACTTGGTTCGGGAGCTCATAGCCCAAGGCGAGGCTGTGTGGAGGGTAGCtttcgaggacgagaagtGCGTGGCACTTGCTTTGCGGCAAAACCGTACCGTGATGGAG GTTTGgtccttctccccccctgAGGACGTACTGTACGACCGTCCACTCTCTCTCCAACAGCGAGTCTTGTCAGAGGCGCCACATCGGCCAATGAGTGCCATGCAGCTCGACTACAGACAATCACAGCCGGCAGTCGCAGGTCCTAGTCGAGAAGCGGTCGGCAGCCAGGATGTCGATATGAGAGACGCTGGCCCATCCACAGCCCCGCTTCAGGGTGGCAACAAGACTTTCTTTCATGATGACTAA
- a CDS encoding Putative alpha/Beta hydrolase codes for MVAMSQKEGLIARPSSPPPPALERVPSEDPMYGDDDQDDAQAVMQPALSVAATRLTLPQTSAAERAAALERKRSAGNIFEPGPSSSDDAASSPELTPFPDEIPTDFETEPELRISPAPPRRRQSQKLQKARPAPKDLPSPWQSSPRNTFFVGGDGEAPKNALESISFGQTRHKRSSSTGADALKRFSNAFSSFPAPSSIFNSFSFFTAAAERAEPKSPVDQRKPAQAQGGRPYSNTAPMSSGANGLPRSQTMSKDAPGNRPSVSSGRPSTTRPRVLRKVTSDDSLLYHSLSRTSSIGDDDGRFDHVREMANVRMKAIKDSLPERPTFKMPSLPKLGSSLKLNEDGMSKAIPEAPAPKVDNDGSSTLDRVLETLTGDIVILGGYRGSILRSAEPPHHQLWAPVKIGLNMRKVDLEVGLDPEDEETMEKRIIPSGMLQNIGPIDISKKLFKKIGACENVRKGKLRLWDYGYDWRLSPHLLSRKMIEFLEKLPSNQPGSKEPRGALVLAHSLGGLITRHVVNQRPDLFSGVVYVGTPQRCINVLGPLRDGDAVLLNEKILTAQVNFSLRTTFVFLPDDGLCFVDKETKEEYKVNFHDVNDWIKYRLSPCIEPPLPSLTPKEKSTTFGSLLSVRSRSSSEKKQNHTLSPSLADAARRAELAREGNMNPQIDGNTPSQAPNTRPSPFTKGPPGAPTPANRARNLAYLQRVLAEVKQFRTETQFNPELSRANAYPPLGVIYGKEIPTVYAVKVASREAIAHAGAYDDLIFRAGDGVVLAREAQLPEGYELVRGGRVSTERGHLTMLGDMPAVGKALEAVVRGRRKGIGLGNATKEKLQRSSVVES; via the coding sequence ATGGTTGCTATGTCTCAAAAAGAAGGCCTCATCGcgaggccgagttcgccgccgccgccggctctTGAAAGGGTTCCGTCTGAAGACCCCATGTATGGTGACGATGACCAAGACGACGCCCAAGCCGTCATGCAGCCTGCGTTGAGCGTTGCTGCGACCCGTCTTACTCTACCGCAAACATCTGCTGCCGAGAGGGCTGCTGCTTTGGAAAGAAAAAGATCGGCTGGTAACATATTCGAACCTGGTCCATCGAGCAGTGATGATGCCGCCAGCTCGCCCGAGTTGACGCCCTTCCCCGACGAGATCCCTACCGATTTTGAGACGGAGCCAGAACTGCGCATATCCCCAGCACCACCCCGCAGACGACAATCGCAAAAGCTTCAGAAAGCAAGGCCTGCCCCGAAGGATTTGCCCTCGCCCTGGCAGTCCAGTCCAAGAAACaccttcttcgtcggcgggGATGGCGAGGCGCCCAAGAACGCTCTTGAGTCCATATCATTCGGCCAGACAAGGCACAAacgctcctcctccacgggAGCCGACGCGCTCAAGAGGTTTTCAAATGCCTTCTCCTCATTCCCAGCACCTTCCTCAATCTTCAATTCAttctccttcttcaccgCGGCCGCGGAGAGGGCCGAGCCCAAGTCGCCAGTCGACCAGCGGAAGCCAGCGCAGGCTCAGGGCGGAAGGCCGTATAGCAACACGGCTCCCATGTCCAGCGGTGCCAATGGACTCCCTCGATCACAGACCATGTCCAAAGATGCGCCGGGGAACCGCCCTTCTGTGTCTTCAGGGAGGCCTTCCACCACAAGGCCTCGCGTACTAAGGAAAGTCACTTCGGATGATTCGCTCTTGTATCACTCTCTGTCCCGCACATCGTCAATcggggacgacgatggcagGTTTGACCACGTCAGGGAAATGGCGAATGTGAGAATGAAGGCGATCAAAGACAGTTTGCCCGAGAGACCCACGTTCAAAATGCCCAGCCTGCCCAAGCTGGGGTCGTCGCTGAAGCTAAACGAGGACGGAATGAGTAAGGCCATACCTGAGGCTCCGGCACCAAAGGTTGACAACGACGGATCCTCGACTCTGGATCGGGTTCTGGAGACCTTGACTGGAGACATAGTCATTCTCGGCGGATATCGAGGCTCGATTCTGCGATCGGCGGAACCTCCGCATCACCAGCTGTGGGCTCCTGTCAAGATTGGGCTGAACATGAGGAAAGTCGATCTGGAGGTGGGCCTCGACCCCGAGGATGAGGAAACGATGGAGAAGCGCATCATCCCGTCAGGCATGCTGCAAAACATTGGTCCAATTGACATCTCCAAGAAGCTGTTCAAGAAGATTGGCGCCTGCGAGAACGTTCGGAAAGGAAAGCTGCGATTGTGGGACTACGGCTACGACTGGAGACTGAGCCCTCATCTGCTGTCTCGAAAGATGATCGAGTTCCTGGAAAAGCTCCCGTCGAACCAACCGGGCTCCAAAGAGCCCAGGGGAGCGTTGGTCCTGGCGCACAGTCTCGGAGGCCTCATCACACGTCATGTTGTCAACCAGAGGCCTGACCTCTTCTCCGGCGTGGTCTACGTTGGCACCCCTCAACGGTGTATCAACGTTCTAGGACCCCTGAGAGATGGCGATGCGGTACTCCTGAATGAGAAGATCCTCACTGCTCAGGTCAACTTTTCGCTCAGGACCACGTTCGTCTTCCTGCCCGATGACGGTTTATGTTTCGTCGACAAAGAGACGAAGGAGGAGTACAAGGTCAATTTCCACGACGTCAACGACTGGATCAAATACCGTCTTTCGCCTTGCATTGAACCCCCGTTGCCGTCGCTGACTCCCAAGGAAAAGTCAACAACCTTTGGTTCTCTTCTGTCGGTTCGCAGCCGCAGCTCAAGCGAGAAGAAACAGAACCATACACTGTCGCCATCACTCGCTGACGCGGCGCGCAGGGCAGAGCTGGCCCGCGAAGGGAACATGAACCCGCAGATCGATGGCAACACTCCCAGCCAGGCCCCGAAcacgaggccgtcaccaTTCACCAAGGGGCCGCCCGGGGCGCCGACGCCTGCCAACCGCGCCAGGAACCTCGCCTATCTCCAGCGCGTGCTGGCCGAAGTGAAGCAGTTCCGTACCGAGACACAATTCAATCCAGAACTCTCGCGAGCCAACGCCTACCCTCCCCTTGGCGTCATCTACGGCAAGGAAATCCCCACTGTGTACGCCGTCAAGGTTGCAAGccgcgaggccatcgcccaCGCCGGCGCCTACGACGACCTCATCttccgcgccggcgacggcgtcgtcctcgcgcGCGAGGCACAGCTTCCCGAAGGGTACGAGTTAGTGCGTGGCGGGCGTGTCAGCACCGAGCGCGGGCACCTGACCATGCTCGGCGACATGCCCGCTGTTGGCAAGGCGTTGGAGGCCGTCGTTCGGGGCCGGCGGAAGGGTATCGGCCTGGGAAACGCGACCAAGGAAAAGCTCCAGAGGAGCAGCGTCGTTGAAAGCTAG
- a CDS encoding Putative dehydrogenase, E1 component, thiamine diphosphate-binding protein: MFSRAIRLNRAVPLRTRTRTPATFVAASRSVTTNAASATLEKGVPQSDEEPFQITLSDESFETYQLDPPPYTLDVTKKELKQMYKDMVVVRQLEMAADRLYKEKKIRGFCHLSTGQEAVAVGIEHALTREDDLITAYRCHGFAYMRGGTVRSIIGELLGRREGISYGKGGSMHMFAKGFYGGNGIVGAQVPVGAGLAFAHKYTGRKNASVILYGDGASNQGQVFEAFNMAKLWNLPALFGCENNKYGMGTAAARSSALTDYYKRGQYIPGLKVNGMDVLAVKAAVKYGKDYTVAENGPLVLEYVTYRYGGHSMSDPGTTYRTREEIQRMRSTNDPIAGLKQKIIDWEVVTEDELKTIDKEARSFVNEEVAAAEAMAVPDTTPKILYEDIYVPGTEPEFIRGRTPDETYYFH, from the exons ATGTTCTCCCGCGCGATCAGGTTAAACCGAGCGGTGCCTCTGCGCACTCGCACTCGCACCCCGGCCACTTTTGTTGCTGCGTCCCGGTCTGTCACCACCAACGCTGCGTCGGCAACCCTCGAAAAGGGAGTCCCGCAG TCAGATGAGGAGCCTTTCCAGATCACCCTGAGCGATGAGAGCTTCGAGACGTACCAGCTCGACCCCCCGCCGTACACTCTCGATGTCACGAAGAAGGAGCTGAAGCAGATGTACAAGGACATGGTTGTCGTCAG ACAACTCGAGATGGCCGCCGACCGATTgtacaaggagaagaagatccGTGGTTTCTGCCACTTGTCTACCGGTCAGgaggccgttgccgttggtATCGAGCATGCTCTTACCCGCGAGGACGACCTGATTACCGCCTACCGCTGCCACGGTTTCGCCTACATGCGCGGCGGCACTGTCCgctccatcatcggcgagcttctcggtCGCCGTGAGGGTATCTCTTACGGCAAGGGAGGCTCCATGCATATGTTCGCCAAGGGATTCTACGGCGGCAACGGTATCGTCGGTGCACAGGTgcccgtcggcgccggtctcgCTTTTGCCCACAAGTACACCGGCCGCAAGAACGCCTCCGTCATCCTGTACGGTGACGGTGCCAGCAACCAGGGCCAGGTCTTCGAGGCTTTCAACATGGCCAAGCTCTGGAACCTGCCCGCTCTCTTCGGATGCGAGA ACAACAAGTATGGTATGGGtaccgctgccgcccgctCTTCCGCCCTTACGGACTACTACAAGCGTGGTCAGTACATTCCCGGTCTGAAGGTCAACGGCATGGatgtcctcgccgtcaaggccgccgtcaagTACGGAAAGGACTACACCGTTGCCGAGAACGGacccctcgtcctcgagtACGTTACCTACCGGTACGGTGGTCACTCCATGTCCGACCCCGGTACCACCTACCGTACCCGTGAGGAGATCCAGCGCATGCGTTCCACCAACGACCCCATCGCCGGTCTCAAGCAGAAGATCATTGACTGGGAGGTCGTCACTGAGGACGAGCTCAAGACCATCGACAAGGAGGCCCGTagcttcgtcaacgaggaggttgccgccgcggaggCCATGGCCGTCCCCGACACCACCCCCAAGATCCTCTACGAGGATATCTACGTCCCCGGCACTGAGCCCGAGTTCATCCGCGGCCGCACCCCTGACGAGACCTACTACTTCCACTAA